A single window of Chitinophagaceae bacterium DNA harbors:
- a CDS encoding DUF4296 domain-containing protein codes for MYHKFFFISLLIVSLSSCNFYSNDFKLLPADKMQEVLVDIHIEEAAAQHKFDHPDSVKIHMHEAYLYIFEKHEIEAADFFNSFEYYIYNKIDELDELYQYVIQELSLKDAELSARKLKVDEEIEDDIEIED; via the coding sequence ATGTATCATAAGTTTTTTTTTATCTCTCTATTGATTGTTTCTTTAAGTTCCTGCAATTTTTACTCCAATGATTTTAAATTGTTGCCGGCTGATAAGATGCAGGAGGTATTGGTTGATATTCATATAGAAGAAGCTGCTGCCCAGCATAAGTTTGATCATCCTGACTCAGTGAAAATTCATATGCATGAAGCCTATTTGTATATTTTTGAAAAGCATGAAATAGAAGCTGCTGATTTTTTTAATAGTTTTGAATATTATATTTACAACAAAATTGATGAGCTGGATGAGCTATATCAATATGTCATTCAGGAATTAAGTCTAAAAGATGCAGAATTGTCTGCCAGAAAGCTTAAAGTTGATGAGGAAATAGAAGATGATATAGAAATTGAAGATTAA
- a CDS encoding PorT family protein — protein sequence MSKEKSYDKNNMDRFFKDNLEDFRVKPEKDVWSKIEHDLDTIDARKKMLMQRRFYRSAIAILLLVFSIQSSYLLHQNTILSNSETEIESTALHKDSYKFLTNFSALINKLEFYNTQANNSSDIQHIAQFESLTNSFEADNSYSSMTKNTGESGSNQSYRPASSVSGTTEENQKISEAVNSEGTDFSNTESSMLTTSDLQLLGEQELNFDENFDFLASINKLVDNPFGLDLESENRRIRKLQNNAPAEYSKGLHFGVGIQSVRNSLNEISLPAVAESDYKYSFNSGTGLKYGFNFGYDFNSNFGVESGFFLNTLNYSLDATSKNWNYTDRNFRLDYLEIPLLFRYKMSGYSYALNQTHGVTFTAGILYKKLIGGIFEEIKNIFNQSLFFQEHNYGLAGGVQYDIFIVNNLILGFNMRIDTYAPYSNRYLYNMNFSGGASLRYFIPAKK from the coding sequence ATGAGTAAGGAAAAAAGTTATGATAAAAATAATATGGATCGATTTTTTAAAGATAATTTAGAGGATTTTCGTGTAAAGCCGGAAAAAGATGTCTGGAGTAAAATCGAACATGATTTAGATACTATAGATGCTCGCAAGAAAATGTTAATGCAGCGTAGATTTTACCGATCTGCTATTGCTATTCTCTTGCTTGTATTTAGCATTCAATCTTCTTATCTTCTCCACCAAAATACCATTCTTTCAAATTCTGAAACCGAAATTGAATCAACAGCCCTTCATAAAGATTCATATAAATTTTTAACTAACTTTTCAGCCCTCATAAATAAATTAGAGTTTTATAATACTCAAGCAAATAACTCTTCAGACATTCAGCACATAGCTCAATTTGAGAGCCTAACGAATAGTTTTGAGGCTGATAATAGCTATTCTTCTATGACTAAAAATACCGGAGAGTCAGGTTCAAATCAATCGTACAGACCGGCATCTTCTGTTTCCGGTACTACTGAAGAAAATCAAAAAATATCTGAAGCTGTAAATTCTGAAGGTACAGACTTTTCAAATACAGAATCAAGTATGTTAACGACTTCTGATTTACAGTTACTTGGTGAACAGGAATTGAATTTTGATGAAAATTTTGACTTTTTAGCCTCTATAAATAAATTGGTAGATAATCCTTTTGGATTAGATTTGGAATCTGAGAATAGACGGATTCGGAAACTCCAAAATAATGCACCCGCTGAATACTCTAAAGGGCTTCATTTTGGAGTCGGAATTCAGTCAGTTAGAAATAGTTTAAATGAGATTTCTCTTCCGGCTGTTGCGGAAAGTGATTATAAATACAGTTTTAATTCCGGTACCGGATTAAAGTATGGTTTCAATTTTGGTTATGACTTTAACAGCAATTTTGGAGTAGAATCAGGCTTTTTTTTAAATACACTTAATTATTCGTTAGATGCTACAAGCAAAAACTGGAATTACACGGACAGAAATTTCAGACTTGATTATTTAGAGATACCTTTACTATTCAGATATAAAATGTCGGGCTACAGCTATGCCTTGAATCAAACACATGGAGTTACATTTACAGCAGGTATTTTATATAAAAAACTGATAGGTGGTATTTTTGAAGAAATAAAAAATATCTTTAATCAATCCCTGTTTTTCCAGGAACATAACTATGGGCTTGCGGGAGGTGTACAATATGATATTTTTATAGTTAATAATTTGATTTTAGGTTTTAATATGCGCATTGATACATATGCTCCATATTCTAACAGATATTTGTATAACATGAACTTTTCAGGGGGAGCTTCTTTACGTTACTTTATCCCTGCAAAAAAGTAG
- a CDS encoding YggS family pyridoxal phosphate-dependent enzyme produces the protein MPELENLKKLVKETQEKKIKLVAVSKTKSEEEIMEVYKTGHLHFGENKAIELKNKAEKLPKDIEWHFIGNLQSNKVKFVVPHVSWIHSIDRPKIIKAINKEAQKADKKIKVLLQIYIADEESKIGFSMEELKNWLKGGDYQNLKNVEICGVMGMATFTDDTHQIKQEFSLLKEYFDQLKAGYFSDNQNFKEISMGMTGDYKIAVECGSTMLRIGSLIFGERN, from the coding sequence ATGCCGGAACTGGAAAATTTAAAAAAATTAGTAAAAGAAACCCAAGAAAAAAAAATAAAACTTGTAGCTGTTTCTAAAACCAAATCGGAAGAAGAAATAATGGAAGTCTATAAAACGGGACATCTTCATTTTGGTGAAAATAAAGCAATAGAGCTGAAAAATAAGGCTGAAAAGCTGCCAAAAGACATTGAATGGCACTTTATTGGAAACTTACAAAGTAATAAAGTGAAATTTGTAGTTCCTCACGTCTCATGGATACACAGCATTGACAGACCAAAGATTATTAAAGCTATAAATAAAGAAGCGCAAAAAGCGGATAAAAAAATTAAAGTTTTGCTTCAAATATATATTGCTGATGAAGAATCAAAAATAGGATTTTCAATGGAGGAACTTAAAAATTGGTTAAAAGGTGGCGATTATCAAAATTTAAAAAATGTAGAGATATGCGGTGTTATGGGGATGGCAACTTTTACAGATGACACTCATCAAATTAAACAGGAATTTTCCCTTTTAAAAGAATATTTTGACCAATTGAAAGCCGGCTATTTTTCTGATAATCAAAATTTCAAAGAAATTTCAATGGGTATGACAGGTGATTATAAAATTGCTGTTGAATGTGGCAGCACTATGCTTCGTATTGGGAGTCTCATTTTTGGCGAAAGAAATTAG
- a CDS encoding 4-(cytidine 5'-diphospho)-2-C-methyl-D-erythritol kinase, whose protein sequence is MIVFPNAKINLGLFITEKRPDGFHNLESVFLPVNWFDVLEIIPSKKFSLNVSGRVINCKTEDNLIFKAWNLLQSDFGIQAVETHLIKNIPMGAGLGGGSSDAAFMLKALNTLFELNLNDTQLEKYATMLGSDCPFFIRNKAALAYDKGNKLKELDLNIQNEYTLVIIWPEIFVSTKEAYSQIIPKKAPANWTKGLQNIVKWKEFLNNDFESTVFSSHSEIKDLKEQMYQSGAIYASMSGSGSSVFGIFDKNRQIDKNTFKNVHSENINISKLNYGRIEL, encoded by the coding sequence ATGATAGTATTTCCAAATGCTAAAATTAATCTGGGTCTCTTTATCACTGAAAAACGTCCGGATGGTTTCCATAATTTAGAAAGTGTTTTTCTACCGGTAAATTGGTTTGATGTACTGGAAATTATTCCTTCAAAGAAATTTTCTCTTAACGTTAGCGGTAGGGTTATAAACTGTAAGACAGAAGATAATCTGATTTTTAAAGCCTGGAATTTATTACAATCTGACTTCGGAATTCAGGCAGTAGAAACTCACTTAATAAAAAACATTCCAATGGGAGCCGGCTTGGGTGGTGGCTCATCTGATGCAGCTTTTATGTTGAAAGCTTTAAATACCTTATTTGAACTAAATCTGAATGATACCCAATTGGAAAAATATGCCACTATGCTGGGAAGTGACTGTCCTTTTTTCATTCGTAATAAAGCTGCTTTAGCATATGACAAAGGAAATAAACTAAAAGAACTAGATTTAAACATTCAGAATGAATATACATTAGTAATTATTTGGCCCGAAATTTTTGTAAGTACAAAAGAAGCTTATAGTCAAATTATACCTAAAAAAGCACCGGCTAACTGGACTAAAGGTTTACAAAATATCGTAAAATGGAAAGAATTTCTAAACAATGATTTTGAAAGTACTGTTTTCAGTTCTCATTCTGAAATTAAAGACTTAAAAGAACAAATGTATCAGTCGGGTGCCATTTATGCTTCAATGTCAGGAAGTGGTTCTTCTGTTTTTGGAATTTTTGATAAAAACAGGCAGATTGATAAAAATACTTTTAAAAATGTACATTCAGAAAATATAAATATAAGCAAGCTAAACTATGGTAGAATTGAATTATAA
- a CDS encoding RNA polymerase sigma factor, whose translation MEGAIIHGESLANLIKKSFKNDRKSQRILYEYYSPVMFSICLRYAGDYHKAEDYLQEGFVRAFQNLHQFSFKGSFDGWLKRIFVNTCISELRSSVAIYPLIEVKNIPDENDTDDFFYADIPMEKILKMIQELPVGYRTIFNLYTIDGLSHDRISVELNISVGTSKSQLARARVALQKKLKQLDIYPKEKAGR comes from the coding sequence ATGGAAGGGGCTATTATTCATGGAGAATCATTGGCTAATCTGATAAAGAAAAGCTTTAAAAATGACAGAAAGTCACAGAGGATTCTCTATGAGTATTATTCTCCTGTAATGTTTTCTATTTGTCTGCGTTATGCAGGAGATTATCACAAAGCAGAAGATTATTTGCAGGAAGGTTTTGTCAGAGCCTTTCAGAATTTGCATCAATTTAGCTTTAAAGGTTCTTTTGATGGTTGGTTAAAACGGATTTTTGTTAATACATGTATTTCTGAATTAAGAAGTTCTGTAGCAATTTATCCATTAATAGAGGTTAAGAATATACCCGATGAAAATGACACAGATGATTTCTTTTATGCTGATATTCCCATGGAAAAGATTTTAAAGATGATTCAGGAATTACCGGTGGGTTACAGAACTATCTTTAACTTATATACTATAGATGGATTATCGCATGATAGAATTTCAGTTGAATTGAATATTTCTGTTGGTACTTCTAAATCTCAATTAGCCAGGGCGAGAGTAGCTTTGCAAAAGAAGTTGAAGCAATTAGATATTTATCCGAAAGAAAAAGCAGGAAGATAA
- a CDS encoding T9SS C-terminal target domain-containing protein — MKFLTTLSILIISVIFLHAQTSLDKSLEHNQINRTYSIYIPATYDGIEAVPLVFNLHGYTSNSAQQELYTNFKPIADTANFILVHPNGTSESGAQFWNVGFFPSNVDDVGFLETLIDTISENYNIDLDRVFSTGMSNGGFMSYLLACESDRFTAVASVTGSMTQLNYDNCNTVKPIPAMQIHGTNDPTVPYEGTQQFLHVDSVVSFWVNHNNCDDEPVIIDIDNISPNDGTNTIHYTYSGGDEGSSVELYKVINGGHTWPGAPFSIGPTSQDFNASKVIWEFFSKYPKTVSSTNTISNQSKDLQINVFPNPAREILNIEKKNDSQAYAQIFNAKGQKVTETFFEYSTQLDISKLPEGIYMLLIQSDEIVISKKILVQ; from the coding sequence ATGAAGTTTTTAACAACTCTCTCAATACTAATTATTTCTGTGATTTTTTTACATGCTCAAACAAGTTTAGATAAGAGCCTTGAGCACAATCAAATCAACCGTACATATTCAATTTACATACCTGCGACTTATGACGGAATCGAGGCCGTTCCCTTGGTTTTTAATCTCCATGGTTACACTTCTAACAGCGCTCAACAGGAGCTATATACAAACTTTAAGCCGATAGCCGATACCGCAAACTTCATCTTAGTGCATCCAAATGGCACATCTGAATCCGGTGCTCAATTTTGGAATGTCGGTTTTTTTCCGTCAAATGTTGATGATGTTGGATTTTTAGAAACATTGATTGATACCATCTCTGAAAATTATAATATTGATCTCGACAGAGTATTTTCTACAGGCATGTCAAATGGTGGGTTTATGAGCTATTTATTAGCCTGTGAAAGTGATAGATTTACGGCTGTAGCATCAGTTACAGGCTCTATGACTCAGCTTAATTATGATAACTGCAACACGGTTAAACCTATACCTGCTATGCAGATACACGGAACCAATGACCCCACTGTTCCTTATGAGGGTACTCAGCAATTTTTGCATGTAGACAGTGTCGTCTCATTTTGGGTAAACCATAATAATTGCGATGATGAACCTGTGATAATTGATATAGATAATATTTCTCCTAACGATGGCACTAACACAATCCACTACACTTATTCAGGTGGTGATGAAGGGAGCAGTGTAGAGCTTTATAAGGTTATTAATGGCGGTCACACATGGCCGGGCGCTCCTTTTAGCATAGGACCAACTTCACAGGATTTTAATGCCAGCAAAGTTATTTGGGAGTTTTTTAGTAAATACCCTAAAACGGTTTCATCAACAAATACAATTAGCAACCAATCTAAAGATTTACAAATAAATGTATTTCCAAATCCTGCAAGAGAAATATTGAATATTGAAAAAAAGAATGATTCACAGGCTTATGCACAAATCTTTAATGCAAAAGGCCAAAAAGTAACAGAAACTTTTTTTGAATACTCAACTCAATTAGATATCAGTAAACTTCCGGAAGGGATTTATATGCTGTTAATTCAGTCAGATGAAATTGTAATCAGCAAGAAAATACTCGTTCAATAA
- the lon gene encoding endopeptidase La gives MKDDSFFSQLIDDDVEFMPMLSLEEEDDINKDKIPEDLPILPLKNTVLFPGVILPITVGRDKSLKAVKHAYKKDKIIGVVSQKDDSVEDPEYADLNSVGTVARIIKMLKMPDGSSTIVIQGRKRLKTKALVSEEPFLMAKCELIEDIKPKNKAEFSAIISSIKDLAQKIIKLSPNIPSEASFVLKNMDSPLFLLHFISSNLGSGLKDKQTILEENDLTRRAEYVLEFLNNELQMIELKVKIQNKVQTDIEKQQKDYFLNQQLKTIQEELGGSSHDKEIKELKLKASKKKWPEAVLKAFNKDVERLQRTNPAAADYGLVLNYLELLLDLPWKKYTQDNFDLTNAQKVLDRDHHGLEKIKERIIEYLAVLKLKGDMKSPILCFVGPPGVGKTSLGKSIASALNRKYIRMSLGGLHDESEIRGHRKTYIGAMPGRILQSIKKADASNPVFVLDEVDKIGADFRGDPSSALLEVLDPEQNETFYDNYLELEYDLSKVLFIATANNINSIQPALRDRMEIIWLSGYSIEEKAEIAKKHLIPKLRSQHGLKSKQFKIGDTALAYVIERYTRESGVRELERKIAALMRRAAKLIASGEKSTVTISKPMAIEILGVATMDPTQYNEALPKGVAVGLAWTQTGGDILFIESSLSKGKESLTLTGNLGNVMKESASIALSFIKSNAEKFGISPETFENHKIHIHVPEGAIPKDGPSAGITILAALASVFSGKPIKKGIAMSGEITLRGKLLPVGGIKEKILAAKRAGLSEIYLCDKNQKDVDEINKEYIKGLNIVYKKTMMDVLSDVLT, from the coding sequence ATGAAAGACGACTCTTTTTTTTCGCAGTTGATAGATGATGATGTAGAGTTTATGCCGATGTTGTCTTTGGAAGAAGAAGATGATATTAACAAAGATAAAATCCCTGAAGATTTACCCATATTGCCTCTGAAGAATACGGTTTTGTTTCCCGGAGTTATTTTACCAATAACAGTTGGCAGAGATAAATCGTTGAAAGCAGTTAAGCATGCTTATAAAAAGGACAAGATTATTGGTGTTGTTTCTCAGAAGGATGACAGTGTAGAGGATCCGGAATATGCAGATTTAAATTCTGTCGGAACGGTAGCCCGTATCATAAAAATGTTAAAAATGCCTGATGGCAGTTCTACTATTGTGATTCAGGGAAGAAAGCGTTTAAAGACAAAAGCGCTGGTATCTGAAGAGCCTTTCTTAATGGCAAAATGTGAGTTGATTGAGGACATAAAGCCTAAAAATAAAGCTGAATTTTCTGCAATTATTTCATCCATTAAAGACTTAGCTCAAAAGATAATAAAGCTTTCACCGAATATCCCTTCGGAGGCTTCTTTTGTATTAAAAAATATGGATAGTCCCTTATTCCTTTTACATTTTATCTCTTCAAATCTGGGGAGTGGATTAAAAGATAAGCAAACGATACTGGAAGAAAATGACTTAACCAGGAGAGCAGAATATGTGCTTGAGTTTCTAAATAATGAGCTTCAAATGATTGAGCTTAAGGTTAAAATTCAAAACAAAGTACAAACTGACATAGAAAAGCAGCAAAAAGATTATTTTTTAAACCAACAGCTGAAAACTATTCAGGAAGAATTAGGTGGAAGTAGTCATGATAAAGAAATAAAGGAATTAAAGCTTAAAGCATCCAAGAAAAAATGGCCTGAGGCAGTTTTAAAAGCTTTTAATAAAGACGTAGAGCGACTACAAAGAACTAATCCGGCAGCGGCTGATTACGGCTTAGTATTAAACTATCTGGAGCTTTTACTTGATTTGCCGTGGAAAAAATATACACAGGATAATTTTGATTTAACTAATGCACAGAAAGTATTAGACAGAGATCATCACGGGCTTGAAAAGATTAAAGAACGAATTATAGAATATTTAGCGGTGCTTAAATTAAAGGGAGATATGAAATCTCCTATACTTTGTTTTGTAGGCCCTCCCGGAGTTGGTAAAACTTCATTAGGGAAATCAATTGCATCAGCGTTGAATCGAAAGTATATAAGAATGTCATTGGGCGGATTACACGATGAATCTGAAATTCGCGGTCATAGAAAAACTTATATAGGGGCAATGCCCGGAAGAATCCTTCAGTCTATTAAAAAGGCAGATGCTTCAAATCCGGTTTTTGTATTGGATGAAGTTGACAAAATTGGTGCTGACTTTAGAGGAGATCCTTCTTCAGCTTTACTTGAGGTTTTGGATCCCGAGCAAAATGAAACTTTTTATGATAATTATTTGGAGTTGGAATACGACCTGTCTAAAGTTTTGTTTATTGCTACAGCTAATAATATAAACTCCATACAACCTGCTCTGAGAGACAGGATGGAAATTATTTGGCTGAGTGGATATTCTATTGAAGAAAAGGCTGAAATTGCTAAAAAGCATTTAATTCCGAAACTAAGGTCTCAGCATGGATTAAAATCAAAACAGTTTAAAATCGGAGATACTGCATTGGCTTATGTGATTGAGCGTTATACCAGAGAAAGTGGAGTAAGAGAGCTGGAGAGAAAAATTGCTGCATTGATGAGAAGAGCAGCAAAATTAATTGCTTCCGGTGAAAAAAGCACGGTTACTATTTCAAAACCTATGGCCATAGAGATTCTGGGTGTAGCTACTATGGACCCGACTCAGTACAATGAAGCTTTACCAAAAGGGGTTGCAGTTGGGTTAGCATGGACACAAACCGGTGGAGATATACTTTTTATTGAGAGCTCTTTAAGCAAAGGCAAAGAAAGCCTGACACTTACCGGAAATTTAGGAAATGTAATGAAAGAATCAGCATCCATTGCTTTAAGTTTCATAAAATCAAATGCCGAAAAATTTGGAATTTCTCCGGAAACATTTGAAAATCATAAAATTCACATTCACGTACCCGAAGGAGCTATTCCCAAAGACGGTCCTTCAGCGGGGATCACTATATTGGCAGCTCTGGCTTCTGTTTTTTCTGGTAAGCCTATTAAAAAGGGGATTGCCATGAGTGGAGAAATTACTTTAAGAGGTAAATTACTTCCGGTGGGAGGTATTAAAGAAAAAATTCTGGCAGCAAAGAGGGCCGGTTTATCTGAAATTTATCTCTGTGATAAAAACCAAAAAGATGTAGATGAAATCAATAAAGAATACATCAAAGGTTTAAATATAGTTTACAAGAAAACAATGATGGATGTTTTGAGTGATGTGTTGACTTAA
- a CDS encoding branched-chain amino acid aminotransferase, protein MINTITIDKARKSKIAEVDFNNIPFGRIFSDHMFITEYEKGEWKNPRIIPFQNLNTHPAISALHYGQSIFEGLKAYKNLNGVPVLFRPEKNIDRMNKSAERMAMPEIPKDLFNKGLEELIKLDHEWIPTLDGSSLYIRPFMFATDEYVGIKPSDKYTFIIFTCPVGPYYSAPVKVKVADKYVRAIPGGVGTAKVAGNYAATMKGVQEARQEGYDQILWMDGFEFKYIHEIGTMNVFFQIGDKVITPGLDEGTILEGITRDSVITLLKSEGYHVEERKVEIKEIIQAHENGTLKDVFGTGTAATISQISHMGYKGKELELRAPEKRELSNYLQKLMNDIKLGRVEDKFNWLHAIPINAEINATEE, encoded by the coding sequence ATGATAAATACAATTACTATCGATAAAGCAAGAAAGAGTAAAATTGCTGAAGTAGATTTTAACAATATTCCATTTGGGAGAATTTTTAGTGACCATATGTTTATTACTGAGTATGAAAAAGGTGAATGGAAAAACCCGAGAATTATACCTTTTCAAAACTTAAACACACATCCTGCTATTTCTGCTTTACACTATGGTCAGTCGATATTTGAAGGCCTCAAAGCTTATAAAAACTTAAATGGTGTTCCGGTACTTTTCAGACCGGAAAAAAACATTGACCGGATGAATAAATCTGCAGAAAGAATGGCAATGCCTGAGATACCAAAAGATTTATTCAACAAAGGTCTTGAGGAATTAATTAAACTAGATCACGAATGGATACCAACCCTCGATGGCAGCTCACTTTATATAAGGCCATTCATGTTCGCAACTGATGAATATGTGGGTATCAAGCCCTCCGACAAATACACTTTCATTATTTTCACCTGTCCTGTTGGCCCATACTATTCGGCCCCGGTGAAAGTAAAAGTTGCAGATAAGTATGTAAGAGCTATTCCCGGGGGTGTCGGTACAGCTAAGGTTGCCGGAAATTATGCAGCTACCATGAAAGGCGTTCAGGAAGCCAGGCAAGAAGGTTATGACCAGATTTTATGGATGGACGGTTTTGAATTTAAGTATATCCATGAAATTGGTACCATGAATGTTTTTTTTCAAATTGGTGATAAAGTTATAACCCCCGGTTTAGATGAGGGCACTATACTTGAAGGCATTACAAGAGACTCCGTTATAACCCTACTAAAATCAGAAGGTTATCATGTTGAAGAGAGGAAAGTTGAAATAAAGGAGATTATCCAAGCCCATGAAAACGGAACTTTAAAAGATGTATTCGGTACAGGAACAGCCGCTACTATTTCTCAAATTTCACATATGGGTTATAAAGGGAAAGAACTGGAACTTAGAGCACCTGAGAAAAGGGAATTGTCAAATTATCTTCAAAAGCTAATGAATGATATTAAACTGGGCAGGGTTGAGGATAAATTCAACTGGCTCCATGCCATACCTATAAATGCTGAAATTAACGCAACAGAAGAATAA
- the rdgB gene encoding RdgB/HAM1 family non-canonical purine NTP pyrophosphatase has product MKVEIIFATHNVHKVKEANQIIGKNIKLISLKDLGYNKEIEEPFLSLEENSLTKAMTVFEIFGKSVIAEDTGLEVKALLGEPGVFSARYAGQNASDNENINKLLKKLEQFSDRTARFRTVLTFIANDDTKMQFEGVIDGKISTEPKGTRGFGYDPVFIPKGYNNTFAELGDEIKKKLSHRAVAFNSLNEFLKSFKKSD; this is encoded by the coding sequence ATGAAGGTTGAAATAATTTTTGCTACTCACAATGTTCATAAAGTAAAAGAAGCCAATCAAATCATAGGAAAAAACATCAAATTAATTTCACTGAAAGATTTAGGGTATAATAAGGAAATAGAAGAACCATTTCTTAGTCTTGAAGAAAATTCATTAACTAAAGCCATGACAGTTTTTGAGATTTTCGGCAAATCAGTAATTGCCGAAGATACGGGATTGGAAGTGAAAGCTTTGCTAGGTGAGCCGGGTGTTTTTTCAGCCAGGTATGCCGGTCAAAATGCTTCTGACAATGAAAATATTAATAAATTATTAAAGAAGTTGGAACAGTTTTCTGACCGAACGGCGAGATTCAGAACAGTGCTTACTTTTATTGCAAATGATGATACTAAAATGCAATTTGAAGGTGTAATTGACGGTAAAATTTCAACTGAACCAAAAGGTACAAGAGGATTTGGCTATGATCCTGTATTTATCCCCAAAGGTTATAATAATACTTTTGCCGAATTAGGTGACGAAATTAAAAAGAAACTCAGCCATAGGGCTGTTGCTTTCAATTCACTAAATGAATTTTTAAAAAGCTTTAAAAAATCTGATTAA
- a CDS encoding DUF58 domain-containing protein: MTEKFVKLQDLHQFDNLELLAKQVVEGFIIGLHKSPYHGFSVEFAEHRLYNPGDPIKNIDWKVFARTNRYYVKKYEEETNLRCQLIIDASSSMFYPENSPVNKIKFSILSAASIMHMLKKQRDAFGLSIFSDKIETNYAPKSTNVHHKLLLSNLTNLAEQSPRGKKTKAAENIHILAESIHRRSLVILFSDMMENTAEQEEIFSALQHLKYNKHEVIVFHVVDKAAEIDFEFENRPYVFVDMESGEKVKLRSNEVKKFYTEQAEKFKRSLMLKCGQFNIDFIEADINKDFKQILLPFLLKRAKMQ, from the coding sequence ATGACAGAAAAATTTGTAAAACTACAAGACTTACACCAGTTTGACAACCTTGAATTATTAGCAAAACAGGTTGTTGAAGGCTTTATAATTGGGTTACATAAAAGTCCGTATCACGGATTTTCAGTTGAGTTTGCTGAACACAGGCTTTATAATCCCGGTGATCCTATTAAAAATATCGACTGGAAAGTGTTTGCCCGCACAAATCGATACTATGTTAAGAAGTATGAGGAAGAAACGAATTTACGATGCCAACTTATTATCGATGCATCCTCGTCTATGTTTTATCCGGAAAACAGTCCTGTAAATAAAATCAAATTTTCTATTTTGTCTGCAGCATCTATCATGCATATGCTCAAAAAACAAAGAGATGCTTTTGGATTAAGTATCTTTTCAGATAAAATCGAAACGAATTATGCTCCGAAGTCTACGAATGTTCATCATAAACTATTACTAAGCAATTTAACAAATCTGGCTGAACAAAGCCCAAGAGGGAAAAAGACAAAGGCAGCTGAAAATATACATATTCTTGCTGAAAGTATTCACCGCAGAAGCTTGGTTATACTGTTCAGTGATATGATGGAGAACACTGCTGAACAGGAAGAAATTTTTTCTGCTTTGCAGCACTTAAAATATAACAAACATGAGGTGATTGTATTTCACGTTGTAGATAAAGCTGCTGAAATTGACTTTGAATTTGAAAACAGACCTTATGTCTTTGTAGATATGGAATCCGGTGAAAAAGTTAAACTTCGCTCAAATGAAGTAAAAAAATTCTATACCGAACAAGCTGAGAAATTTAAACGGTCATTGATGTTAAAATGTGGACAGTTTAATATTGATTTTATAGAGGCTGATATCAATAAAGATTTCAAACAAATCTTACTTCCTTTTTTATTGAAAAGAGCTAAAATGCAATAA